A genomic region of Alnus glutinosa chromosome 11, dhAlnGlut1.1, whole genome shotgun sequence contains the following coding sequences:
- the LOC133881990 gene encoding protein terminal ear1 homolog — protein MASTCNLQYSLLFYICMCVYEYSLYLSKHFKRVYKLEARMAMVVTQKGLNPYAPVFIPMLTTSSPDHHSYSYPPTPQTFFCYYTPYLRTFYTNFCFPTTHPSLFLAPPQKDLVSVIEPTISFVAEPTEQAHAAPANYPEVEKKVVAKRTSPKRYRNLSYGGRGGTWWEKCGEGENFCRKSVESLKKFASKVEPLNKFARGRFRAEAKKKNYSSVLPVEYGVRKTTIMIRNIPSKYTRNMLVEFLDEHCMLENKRVKDDNSEEHNFVSAFDFVYLPIDFRTGCNKGYAFVNFTDPRAVWKFYLAADRQTWGLFHSNKIREIAYARLQGEELLRHFESMGFPCESNQVLPVCFSPPRDGSRELVKERIVGRCTGSIKPRALAIQI, from the exons ATGGCTTCCACATGTAACCTGCAGTACTCCcttctcttttatatatgtatgtgtgtttATGAATATTCTCTATATCTCTCAAAGCATTTCAAGCGGGTGTACAAGCTTGAAGCTCGCATGGCCATGGTGGTTACTCAAAAGGGTTTGAACCCATACGCACCTGTGTTCATCCCTATGCTGACAACCTCTTCTCCCGATCATCACTCCTATTCCTATCCGCCAACTCCACAAACATTCTTCTGCTACTACACTCCTTATCTTCGAACCTTCTACACTAACTTCTGCTTCCCAACTACCCATCCCTCTCTCTTCCTTGCACCGCCACAGAAAGACCTAGTGTCAGTTATTGAACCGACAATCTCTTTTGTCGCTGAGCCTACGGAGCAAGCTCATGCCGCGCCTGCGAACTACCCCGAGGTGGAGAAAAAAGTGGTGGCTAAAAGAACGAGTCCGAAGAGGTATAGGAATCTGTCCTACGGCGGGCGAGGTGGTACTTGGTGGGAAAAGTGCGGTGAGGGTGAGAATTTTTGTCGTAAAAGTGTGGAGAGTTTGAAAAAGTTTGCTTCAAAGGTTGAGCCTTTGAACAAGTTTGCGCGAGGCCGTTTTCGTGCCGAGGCTAAGAAGAAAAACTATTCTTCTGTGCTACCTGTGGAGTATGGTGTAAGAAAGACGACTATTATGATCAGAAATATACCAAGCAAATACAC CCGTAACATGTTGGTGGAGTTCCTGGACGAACATTGCATGTTGGAGAATAAAAGGGTGAAGGATGACAACTCGGAAGAACACAACTTTGTCTCTGCGTTTGATTTCGTCTATTTGCCTATAGACTTCCG CACTGGCTGTAACAAAGGCTACGCATTCGTTAACTTCACCGACCCACGGGCAGTGTGGAAGTTTTACCTCGCCGCTGACAGGCAGACATGGGGACTTTTCCATTCCAACAAGATACGGGAGATAGCCTATGCTAGACTCCAG GGCGAGGAATTGTTAAGGCACTTCGAGAGCATGGGGTTTCCGTGTGAATCGAATCAAGTTTTACCCGTCTGCTTTAGCCCGCCCCGTGATGGTTCGAGGGAGTTGGTGAAGGAAAGGATTGTAGGAAGATGTACCGGCAGCATCAAGCCGCGGGCTCTCGCCATCCAAATCTAG